ACAAATGAagtactgaggcacagagattaagctCAAAAGTATCCGCGCATTTTGAGTGGCTAATTTGAAACAATTAGGACCTGATGTCTGAAACtatttagcattatatagcactttatctAGGCAAAGCTCCCAGTGACCTCAGTTGTAGCTATGAATGCTCAGCATTTCTGTAAGCCAGTCACCAGGGTCTCaggtcaggcacccagaaaatgagaaacatGCAAATAAATAGTCACCTGTGAAAAGTCAGACTTTTCACATCTTGCCCATTATCACACAGGggcagaatccagttctccagcgCAGTATTCAACTACCTTAACGGAGAGACTGTCCCTTCTCTTTCGGTAGCCTCCTGCCTCATTAACTACACATCTTCCAACTTTTGCAAATGAAGCAGAGATCCGACCGACATCAGTCTCTTTCAAAATACAACCCTGACTCATTCCCAGAGCAGGTCCATacagtgcactgaatgaggcagggatgctgtggggaaaaaaatagtaagtgctcatgtaattaaagactatcatattGCATAGTCATAAGGGGGCCAAATTAGGGTTACACAGACAGGAAACATCAGAATTAAGGCTAActcttgagtgcttgactttgcaacataagaacataagaacggccgtaccgggtcagaccaaaggtccatctagcccagtatctgtctactgacagtggccaatgccaggtgccccagagggagtgaacctaacaggcaatgatcaagtgatctctctcctgccatccatctccatcctctgacgaacagaggctagggacaccattcttacccatcctggctaatagccatttatggacttagccaccatgaatttatccagttcccttttaaacattgttatagtcctagccttcacaaccgcctcaggtaaggagttccacaagttcactgtgcgctgcgtgaagaagaacttccttttatttgttttaaacctgctgcctattaatttcatttggtgacccctagttcttgtattatgggaataattaaataacttttccttatccactttctcaacatcactcatgattttatatacctctatcatatccccccttagtcttctcttttccaagctgaagagtcctagcctctttaatctttcctcatatgggaccctctccaaacccctaatcattttagttgcccttttctgaaccttttctagtgctagaatatcttttttttgaggtaaggagaccacatctgtacacagtattagagatgtgggcgtaccatggatttatataagggcaataatatagtctctgtcttattctctatcccctttttaatgattcctaacatcctgtttgctttttttcaccgcctctgcacactgcgtggacatcttcagagaactatccacgatgactccaagatctttttcctgactcgttgtagctaaattagcccccatcatatcgtatgtatagttggggttattttttccaatgtgcattactttacatttatccacattaaatttcatttgccattttgttgcccaatcacttagttttgtgagatctttttgaagttcttcacaatctgctttgatcttaactatcttgagtagtttagtatcatctgcaaacgttgccacctccagatcacttatgaataaattgaataggattggtcctagaactgacccttagggaacaccactagttacccctctctattctgagaatttaccattaattcctactctttgttccctgccttttaaccagttctcaatccatgaaaggacctttccttttatcccatgacagcttaatttacgtaagagcctttggtgagggaccttgtcaaaggctttctggaaatctaagtatactatgtccaccggatcccccttgtcaacatgtttgttgaccccttcaaagaactctaacagattagtaagacacgatttccctttacagaaaccatgttgactattgctcaacctGAAGTGTTTTTAAAGTAGCATTCTGTATGCTATTTTTCAGGTTCCTAATAaagcaaaatagaaaaaaaatttaaTCAGGCAGCTTCCTACTTCATACTGCCTGGTCCAGTGGGGGGCATTAAGAGCACAGGGGAAACAGATTCCCTGATCTCACTTCAGGTGTTTAGACCCTGCATGGCGCAaagctgcaattgcagggaagGTTCTGCTCAGCACGGATGCAATTGTAGGGAATTTAACTGCTAAAATCTAAAAAAGTGTCTAGTGAGAATGTGCAAACTATAACTTTtcaaggcttataacttggcaaAGTTTGGACAGATTTTCAACATGgtcagcaaaaggcacatccgtCAAAGGCCACCATCTTTCAAATTTCAGGTCCCTGTTCCAGAGCATGGAGGTGATTAGAGTTTTTCAAAGCAAAGGtagccagaattttttaacacgggcaaaacaacatttttccctagccttgttcttggaaatggctgaatgATTCTGGCTGGAGTTTTCCAGAAGAAATCAGCCTAAATCAGACACCGAGCATAGAATATTTCACCCCAAATGGATAAAGTTtttggtaaagttataagcaactgagaaCACATGATAGGAAGTGACAGGCAACCTTCATAACAGCTGGTGCTGTGAGCCCCACTGATAATCAGCATTCTTTGTTAATGTCAAGTTTCTAAAGTTTTCTTTTGATGTTGTATTTAAGACTAAGATGACGGTCACCTTAGTCTTGTTCTCTGTGTAAAAAGTTTACATGTTGAATAGTCACCACCCTAGCAGAAAGACTAGACAAAGGATGATAGTCAGGTTCATGTCATATTTAGTAGTAGTAAAATACAAAACTTAGATTATAAATTCAGGGCTGAATCACTCAGCTTGGATATTGACTAGTTCAAGTTCCATTTTGGAATGCATAAATGTTCATTTAAATGATGTATTTATGCCAATCAAGGGCTTGATTTCTGCTTTCACTGACTTTGGTGCAGCAGGATAAGGCTATAGGTGCAACATGTGAATTCTGGCAAGTTGTCAATGTTTGGACTCCTGATGTCAGGGCTAATTTTGAACAATTGTCTCCTTTCAATATTAACTAGGAGGAACCCTAGATGAGAAGTAACTATGTGCTTCTAAATTTAAATTATGAGGCACGTTGACACACTTACAAGACAAATCTAATACAGAAAGATTTTCAAGTCCCCTTTTCATCACTCGAACTGGCGCTGTCATTTTGCGAAGGCCTGCATCCGACAAACAATTATCCTTCAGGAGGAGCCGAGTTACACTAGGATAAGGAAAGTAAAGTTAGTTTGTAAAGGAATAATTTCACAGTTTTTAGTAAAATTGTTAGCATTTCATGTGAATCTTCCCCTAACCCCTGCTCAATCTACCACTCCTTTGCTGATATTAAAAGGACTAATAAAACAAGAGGCCTCTTTGGTATTTTTCCTGTTCCCTCTGAAGGCTCTGCTGACAAACGATTCCCAAAATTTCACTGACACAGGCAATACTATAACACAACAGCTTGTTGACACAGGCAGTAAGATTCTTTGTAACCTGAAAAGTTAAGGACAATTAGGCTTGTCAATTTCACCCATTCAAAACTGGAAAAGGAAAATCCTTGCTTGACATATAGGAAAGGACAAAATTGGTATGAGATACGAGGAAGGATTATAAATGAAATCCCCCAAAACTTATAGATATACTTCCACAGCATCCCTTTAAATCACAACCTTGAATCAAATGCACGGAAGTCTTATATAGTAACAGTTACTAATTAATAAACACAATTAACCTAACAAAGTTCCACAATATTCTACCTTTTAGATCTCTGGAAGCTTGAAAAGACTGTTATATAAACATTTTAGCAAACACATACTGGACAAAATATGTAAATTAGGAATGTCTCATGCTGACATACTGATTCAGTTTAAATGATTATCTTAATAAAGTTTTCTCccaaaaaataagcaaatttaaTAGGGAAAGTCTACAGCAGTTGGAAATTAAGTTTTGCAATAATGAGTGTATACtataaacagaaaatgaaaaatatacaAAACAATTGGTCTTTATGTTGGATAGTAGAGTACTTTTATTTCAACTTCATAATTGTAGATCATGTCTAAAGACTCAGTATATGTCTGGTATCATGCAATTTGTGTTATTAGttctgatgtttgcttttttcaccTGAATAAGAGAATTTATAAACAACTAAAAACCCCAATAAAAGTGCTTGTTGCCTGTGAAACtttcctttaaagagacagtgtgTTTCTGTGACTGACTtggcaaaggaaaagaaaatgctgGTCAGTTATACATATAAATAAATTGGTACCTAGACAGAGCTTCTTTGGTGATATGTTCTAGCAATTCATGGTTATCTCCAAGTTTACAACAGGAAAGATCCAAGCAGGTCAGCTCCCTGAAAGACTTAATTTCTTCAAGTTTTTCAGAAATAACCAGATATCTGTAAAGAGCAGAAAGCTATCAACGTTTAGATGCACTAAAGGTGTAGTCCTAGAAGGTGCCTACTCTTTGCCATGTGAAAAATGCCCCAAATGAGCACACTCTCTTCATTATCTACCCAGGCTGCAGTCCACGTGGAACACATGCTCAAGTACTTACTCAATGTCTTATACCAACATTGTGGCTCAGATCTGACTCAAAAAGTACTTGCTCTGTAACCAGTGACTTCAACTTGCAAAGGCAGCTATTACGACTAGATCTCAAGCTATATCAGTCCAATTCCAGCAGCACTGCTTGCCAAATGGTAAAATTGACATTTCATGGCCAAAGACAAAAGCCTTGATTAGAGAAATAAAGAGAACACAAAGAGCCTACAATGGAAGCCATCTTTCACCCACAAAAAGGGAAATTCACGAGTAGGCTGGCAAAAAAAATTGATAATTCGGAGGATGAAGTGACACCTGGTACATCTCATGTTTTTTACTAAAACTTGCCTATATTGctcatgccacctttggcattcAAGAATGGATGTGCCTATATGCTTTGATTTATACTGATTCATATTTAAAGGACTGAAAAGACCATAAACTGTGTGAATGCAcaacacacccccacccccaaattgtTTATAGCATAGGAAGGTACTTCACCAGGGACAAGGTTTTAGAGGGATATAATCCTATTTTAAGCCTTGTAAGAAGAAACTTTTCCTTGTTGAGTTAGAACTTGTCCAAAGAAGAGTGGAGAGAGAGAACATCCCTGGTCAAGGTGTTTTTAATATGGAGGGCATGCAACACATCTAGATACAAATAGGAATTAATAAAATGTAGTACTAGATTTCTGACTTCAAAACCTGTGATATAATTACAAGACTATCCATTTCTCCCCTGTACCTTGGGCTACTGATACTCTTAAAATGAAATGCAACAGTTGACATGGAACCTCCCAGTAGGACTGTGTGCTAGAACATTTTACTGGCTATACAAGtcaaaataaatgttgaaatgCTTACAGAAAAGGGTTATTAGCTCAGACACAATTTAATTATTAACATAACACCCCTGTGGGGTAGGTAAGTTAGACAAGcttttgtctctcaccaacagaaggtccaataaaagatactccctcacccaccttgtctctctaataccctgggactgacatggctaaaATTATCCTGCAGACAATAAGGTATGTATGTTGTGAGGATTAGGTTTTAAAGCACCATAGAAGTACTAAGTGTTAGCATGTTAAAAATAAAGCTGCAGGTTTTATCCTTCAATTCAGGTTGCAGAATGTGTTTGTGTGGATTTGGAGGATTAACTGGCAGTATTAGGGGTTCTCCATTACAGATACAAGAATTAAACCAAGTGCTATTTACCAACAATACTTTATGGAATGAACAAATATAATTTAATGATCCAAATCAAGGAACTGTTTATATTTAAGTACAAAAATGAAACACTTAAGTAAAACACTGGCAGAGCCTCACATTTATTTTACTGAATGCACTTACCTATTCTGTAAACATAATGAACAAAGCACCAGACTTCCATAAGCCTCAGTAAATTTTTGTAGTGCTCTGAGTCCTGTAACTGGTTCTGTGAACTTTTGCCTTGCTTCTGCAGCAGAAAAAAGCTTTTCAGCAATCTGCTCCGGAAAGCCAATCAACGAATCAATATGATCAACATTGTCAGAAATGTAACCCAACACTAGGCCGAAGAGAGACTTGGCTGAGTACCGGAGATTCCCCTCCTTAGTATAAGTAAAGATGAAATgatctgttctctctctccttgcaCTGTCATCTTCTCTGTTCATACAAAGCTCCACAGAGAATCCTTTGGAAAATAGTCTAAAAGGCCTTGGTTTTGGAGTGGCATTTTTTACAGTGCCAGAACCCTGATTTACCATATACAGATGCCCATTTTCACGCACATATACTGGGCCTGTATCCAAAAGGCTTTCTGACTTGATGCAGTAAGACATTCCCCTTTACAATTTCTGCAAAAACAAAAGGAGAGacagaaaaatagaaacaaattATACTATTTTGGAAATATATCAATTCCAAGTTAATTTCCTTTAGTGCCCTAGGCAGCACATTATAGTGTACCCATACGGTACAGTGAAAGTGTGGCTGCGTAGGATACATATACACCCCAGCTGCCAGCAAAACAAATATGGGGACTAGAACTCAGGATTTTTGCTTCAGAATGACGGGTCTTTTCCACACACAAGTACTCCCTGATCATCAGTACTAACACCGTGTTGCTCTGATTGCATTTAGCAAAGCACAGTGCTTGCTATACGGTACACACTACAGTACTCaaaatgaacaggagtacttgtggcacctgagagactaacaaatttatttgagcataagctttcgtgggctacaacccacttcttcggatgcatgtagtggaaaatatagtaggaagatacacacacagagaacatgaaacaatgggtgttaccatacacactataaggagagtgatcagttaaggtgagctagtatcagcaagagagaaaaagaactgcagTATTCAGAACATTACAACTGTTGCATTCAAATAGTCCTGTACGTTGCACATGGGGCCGGCTCCTTAAAACGATGACTGATCAGGGCTGAGGTAAATTGTGAGCGCGCTGCACCATCGCCTTGCTCGACGCTGCAGACCTGGCGGCGGGGTTTTCATCCGCGCTGCCATGACACCGGCtgggcctgccccctgccctgccctggcggCGGCGGGCTGCACGCCTGGGCTCGGCGGCGCGGAGCCGCAGGATCCGGCTTTGTCTGACGCTGGGACGGGCTAGGCGCAGCCACCTGGCGGCCGCGGACGGTGGGCGCTGCTCGGCCCAGGGGGCTCCTGCGCGGAACCTTCCCCCCGCGGGGCGCAGACGGGCTAGGCCGGGGGGTGTCTGCGCCTTTCCCTGGCGCCGTCCAGCCCCGCCCCGGCTGGGCCCCCTCAGCCACCCGCTGCCCACCTCGGGCGGGGGACTCCGAGGCCTGGCCCCCCCTGCCCTTGCCGGGGGAGGTTCGTGCCCCGCAGCGCCCCCTTCCCtgggcccgccccgccccgcggggTCCGTCGCTCCGAGCCTGGGGCTCTCGCGGGCGCTGGGAAAGTTTCCCCCGCCCCCGACCTACCTGCCCCCGGGCACGGGCCGTCCCGAGAGCCCCCGCTGGGCGCGGCCGCTCGCAGGGGCCGGGGCTCGACACAGGCCAGTCCCACCCCGGGAGCGCCCCGGGGCCACAAAGGGGAGAGCGGGGGCGCGCCGGGGGAGCGCGCGTGCGCGGGCTGAGAAAACGACGGGGAGCCCCTGGCGGGAGCGCGCGGCGTCTCCACCCGAGACAAGAGGCGAGGCCCTGAGCCAGGGGCGGGGACCCAGGGGAGATATGGGGCTGGGGTGACAGGATAATGGAGGGGCatggggaaggggctctgggatCGGGATGTGGGGCATTGGGAGGGGGCATAGGGAGGATGTGGGGAATGGGGGCTCTGGGatttggatggggcatggggaaggggattggggggcagtgggaggggatgtggggcatTGGGAGGGGGTATAGGGAGGGGTTGTGGGGAATGGGGGGCTCTGGGATTTGGAGGGGGTATAGGAAGGGGATGTTGGGAATGGGGGGGTCTGGGAtttgggaggggatgtggggcaatgggagggggctctgggattcGATGGGGAcatggggaggtgctgagggatGCCAGGAGATGATAGAGGTCTGTTAGTATAATTGCCCTGAACCTCATATTTTCCAAAGTTTGGACTAGTCTAAATTTAAATTAAGTGATGGATGTCCCTTCCTGTGGGAAATTATTCCAGAGTCAACCTCACCCCTAGGAAACATTTCTTGTGATTCAGCCTAATtgaggggtaggcaacctatggcaagctgactttcagtggcactctcactgcctgagtcctggccaccggttggggggggctctgcattttaattttattttaaatgaagcttcttatacattttaaaaaccttatttactttacatacaacaatagtttagttatatattatagacttatagaaagagaccttctaaaaatgttaacatgtattactggcacgtgaaaccttaaattagagtgaataaatgaagacttggcacagcacttctgaaaggttgccaacccctggcctaaATTATCATGTGCTCAGTTTCATCCCACTATTCTTAGACTCCTCCATTGACATCCCTAAATGACTCTTCTTCTTTGTTGGATACCCTTTCCCAACACTTGTAGGCGGTTATCCACCCTAGTCATTGTTCTAGTAAATATTCTTGAATAAGTTCTTCCAGACTCCTAATTATTGTTGCCATTCCCTGAATTCCTTGCAAACTGTTTATATCTTTTTAGTGTTCAGCTCCCTACAACTATCTGTTATTTGTCTTAGCAATGCCATATGGAGAGAATCTATCAGCTCCCTGTTCTGTGACATAATGCCTCTGTGTATTCAACCTAAAATGACATTGACTTTTTTTAGATGTCTTATCACCTTGCCAGCTCACATATAATTCATTGTTCACTCTCATGACAAAGGCCCAGGCCCTGTGTCCACATAGATCtcattgcaggattagggcccaaAATACCTTCAATGGGGAAAGAAATAGGGAAACTGAAGAGATACTGAGGAAATAGAGGGAATACCAGAAGGGAAAAGGCATACTTTAACTTATAAAGATATTTATTGCAAGGCTTAACTATTTTTTGTAAAGTTCTCTGGGATTTTTAGGTTCTACAGAAAAGCACAAAGTACTATAATTATATATGATCATTTATTAGGAGTTTGGCTACTTTGGCAGCACTACAGCAAAcactcatgattttaaaaaatattttacttaaaTCCTTGTCACTATAGTTCTTAATTAGAACATAGGTGTTTTTGACTATGTAAAATGCATTTTCAAGCGTTTTAATAAAGAATACAATTAGGAATGCAAGCAGCTACTCTTACTTTAGAACTGGAACTATTTGTGGGCAGCAGTGTGGTGTGAGGGGACTGTTTTGATTGTAACTCAAGAAATATCAGTGGTTGAATCATAGAGATCTTAAAAGAGGCTAGAGTGTTGCTCATAAGAGCTTAACATGCTCTCTGAATTCCTGTTAGGGACTGAATTTGGATGCTAGGCAACAAGAGGACTGACGCTCCCATTCAGTGATATTGTAAGAACgtttcttttgggttttttaatctcATGCAGACCAACAAGAAAGGATGAAATCAACAGACCTGTGCCTTAGCTCTCGAGGGGCTGAAGTTGTTCTAGCCACATCAAGTGATGAAAAATACCCCCCTGAAAACATCATTGATGGGTAAGATTTGATGTTTGGTTCTTTATGTAAGTGAAGGTTGTTGGAGAAATAAAGTGCTTTGGTGTCATTAACATTCATTTGTTCTATCACTGGATTTTATgctattatatttttatattacatTACATCAGAAGAACATTAAGAtggcaaagtgaagcactcaaaagTGAGGAATtaccaaaattaaggttgccagtGCAACTTTACTTTTGCCCCTGTAAGTATATGCATTATATGATACCATATTTAATTACGtgaccacatactatttttccacaggacatATGCCTTaatcagtgcacaggatggccagtcctcacttaatgcacagctattcaatatttgttttatccctgttttgttcaGTTTGTGGCCCTATGTCGAATTTACTGCACATTATTCAAAACCtcctctgaagacagaattattatgCAGCCctatgctctggatgtccctaagcctTTGACTGTCACATactgggactgggcaacaggggagagatcacttgataattgccctgttctgttcattggccactgttggaagataggctactcggctagatggaccattcgtCTGATCTTGTATAGCCATTCTTATTAATTTCCTTATGGAtttttctgtggtgctcatcactatagttTATGAATGCTTCACAAATAGTACTTaattttcacaacatccctgtgaggtgaggggacattattatccccattttacagatggggatttgaggcacagagacagtaAGGTAAAAAATGTCCAGTAATTGTGGGTGCCTAATAGAAGACACCtgtggcttgatttttcagagtacttaatATTTTATTGCACTTTATATGTTTAAAGGacatcttccattgacttcagttgcagctgtgagtgctcagtccCAGGATCTAAAGTTGGCACACAGAAAATGAAGAATCATAGTTgccatccagggccggctttaggccgatctGCCCTATTCCGTGctttaggtgcctttttaattttttttactcaccccaGCGGCAGTCAGCTCTGCCGGGGTCTTCAGCGGCCCCACTCCCCAGGCCAGAGCAGCGGCTGGAGCGCGGCAGGCCCCGCGGCCCCGGCCGGAGTGCAGCAGGCCCCgcagccctgctctcccagccagagcttcGGCCAgagcacagcagccccacagccccactctcCTGGCCTGCAatccgaagtgctgccgaagactgggaGCGTGGCCTGGTGACTAcaagccccccgcccccggaatcgagccccgcacttgctaaagctggccctgttgccatctgtgaaaagtttggtttaagtgacttgccaagcatCACATAGGAAATCTATGACAGAGGTAGGGATAGAATCCgtttctccagggcagcattcatcTGCCTTAAATATAAGACTATCCTTTCTATTAATGCAGTCTTCCACTTAATTCACTAGACACTTTCAAtgtctgcaacaaatgaagcagggatcctacagacaacagcctccttcactgcacaaccctgattcattcccaAAGCACCATCCATcttgtgcattgaatgaggcaggagttctGTGGAAAAATAGTACGTGGTCATGTAAGTAAGACTGTATCATAACAGGTAGGTCAGTTGTAGTGTAATGTGCAGGTATGAATTGTCTAACTGTGCCAGAAATTTTTGTTGTTGAGAAATGCGGCAGAAAGGAGAAGGAAGGGAATGACAACAAAGCTAATCTAAATAGGATCTTTCTAGGTGAAAGTCACTCAAACCCAGATTTTAGACAGGCTGTTGAACTGAGTGGCCAGTGAGAAGTCAGATTCAAGTATCTGGGAAAATTCTGTGATGAACAGACTTGCGAGCAGTAAAGGAAATAGAGGCTATTTGTAAGAGAAAgaagatatgctaaacattgaTATTGtaatggattttctgatgttcctttcaaaggagcctaaataGAAATTACTTTGCAGATCTCATTCATGTATAAATATATTATACTTAATGTAACAAATAAAAAGtcatgttggttttttttaacagaagtTCAGAAACGTTTTGGACAACAACAGGAATGTTCCCCCAGGAATTCGTTATTAGTTTTCATAAATGTGTAAAAATCAGTAAACTCACAATCCAGTGTTACTTAGGTAAGAACACAATGTATTTTCATGTTTTAATTTTCACAGTAGTATCACATTCTGCAgataatagtttaaaaaataatccacAAGAATGTAGCTAAGCCAGCAAACCAGTGATCCTTTGAGGCCAGTATGTTGCATGGACCAATTGGGGAAGCAGGATATGCTGGAGAAAGAAGAACATCTTTCCTAATAGCCCTGCCCTTATGATACGTTGAGGAGGAGAATTATTTTTCCCGACTTGAACTAGTGATTGATttatgccttgaagcatgaggCTAAATTGGCCTGATAATTTTAACCTAGTTAATGTAACTTTATTGTACTAAACTATTTATCTTATAAATTATGATAATTAATAAATTTGCTTCAAACAATTATGTAAATTAATTGTTACATcaaaaagtattttctttctgttttgaaTGTGTTGCTTTTTAATTTCATAGTATGAACTTCTATGTCCTTTGTTTACATTTTGTCAACTTTCTGTAATCATGTGAGAAAAGATATtataaaagaaagagagaaagtatTGTGAGCCTAGGAACTCAAGCTTTAgctgatcttgggcaaatcacttaaactttcttc
Above is a genomic segment from Mauremys reevesii isolate NIE-2019 linkage group 8, ASM1616193v1, whole genome shotgun sequence containing:
- the LRRC42 gene encoding leucine-rich repeat-containing protein 42; protein product: MSYCIKSESLLDTGPVYVRENGHLYMVNQGSGTVKNATPKPRPFRLFSKGFSVELCMNREDDSARRERTDHFIFTYTKEGNLRYSAKSLFGLVLGYISDNVDHIDSLIGFPEQIAEKLFSAAEARQKFTEPVTGLRALQKFTEAYGSLVLCSLCLQNRYLVISEKLEEIKSFRELTCLDLSCCKLGDNHELLEHITKEALSSVTRLLLKDNCLSDAGLRKMTAPVRVMKRGLENLSVLDLSCNPEITDTGIGYLFSFKKLNYLDISETGLKDVKAVIQRLQTQISLVHSKVPLKEFDHSNCKTEGWAEQTVLQWEQLAMKTVKPKENLKSRTAAQHFYGKRCRIEEPVKCTLVQTKAKASENLQFYKDKVQNCHFPLLKKEAAASQQLKKNKEKGLTEQERERTSKQKHMCLTMEDWDLLNTY